The Priestia filamentosa genome includes the window CCTTAGTTTTAGACGTTAACAGCTAGTTTTTTTTTGTATCTAGAATAATTCAGCTTATCAATGTTAAAATCGGTTGGCTCACCTGTAATAAGCTGAGTTACCATTCTTCCAGTGATAGGAGACATGCTAATTCCATCCCCTTCATGTCCACTAGCAATAAAAAATCCAGGTACATGTTCTACCTCTGATACAATTGGAAGATGGTCTTCAACCCAGGGTCTTACGCCTGCATAGGCTCTGATACAGTTAATATCTTTTAGTTTTGGCAAAAAGCGAATGGCTCTCTCCGCTATAGCACGCATTACTTCAACTTCTGAGCTAATATCAAATCCTCTAAAGGCCCGATGACCGCCTATCAAAAAGTTATTTGCATCAGTGGGCTCAATCGTGAAGGCTACATTATGTTTTTCAACTAACTCACTTACATTTCTTTTAAAATTAATATCTTCAAATTTAGATAACATATATCCAAATTCATGAACTTTTTGACTTGCTACCTTAAACGGCGTTTTTTCAGATATTAATACCATGCCTTTTCTTGGCTTAATCGGGATATGAACTCCTACCATTTGAGCTATTTTAGGTGACCATACTCCGGCACAATTCACAATTCTTTTGGTTTTAAAGGTACCTCGATCTGTTACTACACTTTCAACTCTTCCTTTGTTATCTAGTGTAATATCTTGTACAGAATGATAGTCACAGACTTTCAACCCTAACTTTTTTCCTTCTTCAACAAACGCATAGCATAATTTATAAGGGTTCATAGACGAGTCTACCTCTGTCCATATCCCACCAGCTAAATCATCTGCTAAATAGGGCTCAATTTGCTGTAATTCTTGTTTGTCAACCATGCGCATATCATAACCATCTTTAGCTTGTTCAGAAACATATCCTCTGGCAATTTCTAGCTCTTTATCTGTCTCGCAAACATAGAGACTTCCTCTTGAAGCAAATTCAAAATCTACCGAAAATTCTTTTGCTAATTGTTTAAAAAGTTGAATACTTGCATAGCCAATTTCAGTGTCAATACCTGGTTTTTTATCGCAAATTAAGGCTACTGCGTCACATCTACTAGAAGTACCTGATGCAATACCGCCTTTTTCAATTAATGCAACATCCAACCCTTTTTTAGCCAAATGATAGGCTACGCTAGATCCAATTACACCAGCTCCGATGACAATAACGTCAAAACTTTCCATTTGCATTCCCCTCTAAAAAAGAATGGTTTAAATACTCTTATTTCCCCTCAAAGAACCCTGATGGTTCTACTTTAAGATTTACATTAATTTGTTTGGTTTCTAGATACTCCTCAAAGCCATACGTTCCTAAATCTCTTCCAATTCCACTCTGCTTGTAGCCTCCCCAAGGAGCCTCATTAAACGTTGGATGATACGTATTAATCCATGTAATCCCTGCACGTAAACCGCGAATGACACGTTGCGCTTTCGCTCCATCTTGTGAGAACACAGCTCCTGCTAAGCCAAAGTCTGTTCCATTAGCTAGTTCAATAGCTTCTTCTTCTGTTGTAAAGGTCTGAATAACTAAGACAGGTCCAAAAATCTCTTCTTGTACAATTCTCATATCAGGTTTCGTATCACCAAAAATTGTAGGTTCAACAAAGTACCCTTTACCAAACTCTCCTTCAACAATTCGGTTACCACCGCAAAGTAAGGTAGCTCCTTCATTTTTTCCAATCTCGATATAATTAAGAACGGTATTCATATGGTCTTCTGAAACAAGTGGACCCATTTCAATACCATCCATCCAACCAGGACCTACTTTAATCATCTTGGCACGTTTTACTAGCTCAGATACAAAACGATCATATAAGCTTTCTTCTAATAGTAGACGGGAGCCCGCTGAACAAACTTGACCTTGGTTTGCGAATATAGCATATAATGCATAATCAACGGCTGTGTCGAACTCTGCATCAGCAAAAACGATATTAGGGGATTTACCTCCTAACTCTAGACTGATATTTTTCACAGTATCAGCTGCTGATTTCATTAATCTAATGCCTGTATCAGTACCACCAGTAAAGGAAATCTTATCAACATCCGGATTAGCAACTAATTCTGCTCCAACCTTACTTCCGGCTCCTAACACTAGATTTACAACACCTGGTGGAAATCCTACTTCATCAATAA containing:
- a CDS encoding NAD(P)/FAD-dependent oxidoreductase, giving the protein MESFDVIVIGAGVIGSSVAYHLAKKGLDVALIEKGGIASGTSSRCDAVALICDKKPGIDTEIGYASIQLFKQLAKEFSVDFEFASRGSLYVCETDKELEIARGYVSEQAKDGYDMRMVDKQELQQIEPYLADDLAGGIWTEVDSSMNPYKLCYAFVEEGKKLGLKVCDYHSVQDITLDNKGRVESVVTDRGTFKTKRIVNCAGVWSPKIAQMVGVHIPIKPRKGMVLISEKTPFKVASQKVHEFGYMLSKFEDINFKRNVSELVEKHNVAFTIEPTDANNFLIGGHRAFRGFDISSEVEVMRAIAERAIRFLPKLKDINCIRAYAGVRPWVEDHLPIVSEVEHVPGFFIASGHEGDGISMSPITGRMVTQLITGEPTDFNIDKLNYSRYKKKLAVNV
- a CDS encoding aldehyde dehydrogenase family protein, which encodes MNLIINEVESALISNDITQKMYINGEWTLSEGNQTREIINPANSKVIGTVTEGTEVDAKKAIAAARKAFYEDGWMNSRARDRAELLLQISNKLEERKEEFAYLDTLNNGKTLRESIADVEDAVNQLRYYAGLATKPHGQTYDVPDDIQAMVVREAIGVVGIIVPWNYPLVMANQKIAAALAAGCTVVVKPAQQTPLSLIRLFEIIDEVGFPPGVVNLVLGAGSKVGAELVANPDVDKISFTGGTDTGIRLMKSAADTVKNISLELGGKSPNIVFADAEFDTAVDYALYAIFANQGQVCSAGSRLLLEESLYDRFVSELVKRAKMIKVGPGWMDGIEMGPLVSEDHMNTVLNYIEIGKNEGATLLCGGNRIVEGEFGKGYFVEPTIFGDTKPDMRIVQEEIFGPVLVIQTFTTEEEAIELANGTDFGLAGAVFSQDGAKAQRVIRGLRAGITWINTYHPTFNEAPWGGYKQSGIGRDLGTYGFEEYLETKQINVNLKVEPSGFFEGK